Genomic segment of bacterium:
TGCGATCCGGCCAGGTCGATCTCATCGACTTCGTGCCCCCAAACCAGGTGCAGCAGATCCGCGGGGCGGGCCAGAAGGTCTATGCGGTGAACGGGACCGCGGTCCTGCGCTATACCCTGAACGAGACCATCAAGCCGCTCGACGAGGTGAACGTGCGCGCCGCGCTGGCGCACGTGGTCGACCGGGAGGCCGTGGCGAAGAACGTGTATTTCGGCCTCGCCACGGTGGCGAAGTCGCTGCTGCCCGCCACCACGCTCTACTACGATCCGAACGCCGACCCGATGACGTACGACCTGGCCAAGGCCAAGGCGTTCCTCGCCAAGTCCTCGGTGCCGAACGGTTTCACCCTGACGGTCCAGCTCCCGTCGGGCAACCAGACGCTCCTCGACGCCGCGACGATCTGGGGGAACGGTCTCAAACAGATCGGCGTGACGTTGAAGATCGAGCAACTCGAGACGACGACGCTGATCCAGACCCGGAACGCCGAGCGCTACACTGTCTATAACGCGGCGTGGACGAACGACACGCCGGACCCCGACGAGCTGATGGGCGTGGCGATGGACTTCAAATCGCAGCACGCCGCGCACACGTTCTACAATAACCCGGAGGCCCAGCAGCTTGTCGCCCAGGCCCGCCGGGAGCTGGATCCGAAGAAGCGCCAGGCGCTCTATACCCAGCTTCAGCGGATCGAGAGCCGCGACGCGCCGCAGATCTACGTCGTGGACGTGCCGCGCCTGTACGCGAGCTCCCCGAACCTCGGGGGGTTCGAGCCGAACTCGCAGGGCAAGTACGGCTTCGAGAACGTGAGCAAGCGGTGACGGCGCCACGGCCCGGCCGGGAGGCCGACGTGTAAGCGTGCGCTGAGATCCCAGGCCTCACGATCGCCGGATGATTCGTTACATCGCGGGGCGGCTGCTGTTGATCCTGCCCGTGCTGTTTGGCGTCAGCATCGTGGTGTTCATGC
This window contains:
- a CDS encoding ABC transporter substrate-binding protein, with product MGRDWPKMQIRRTAWHAVSWLVAVSLCVPVTMMLPRPSAGAAVVTLTMARNADMLTWDPYPTGDDPSIFTQMVVYDRLVKLAPSNKDVEPELATSWKMSPDGLTATFALRQGVKFSDGSPLSADDVVLSLTRAIDQKSEWGFLFSPVKSVSKVDDKTIAMHMSEPFAPLLAALSTFAASIYSKAQFDKYGKEMAQHPLGTGGFALESWQKGSQITLVKNQHYWQPGKPKIDRIMMRVVGDDNTRVLQLRSGQVDLIDFVPPNQVQQIRGAGQKVYAVNGTAVLRYTLNETIKPLDEVNVRAALAHVVDREAVAKNVYFGLATVAKSLLPATTLYYDPNADPMTYDLAKAKAFLAKSSVPNGFTLTVQLPSGNQTLLDAATIWGNGLKQIGVTLKIEQLETTTLIQTRNAERYTVYNAAWTNDTPDPDELMGVAMDFKSQHAAHTFYNNPEAQQLVAQARRELDPKKRQALYTQLQRIESRDAPQIYVVDVPRLYASSPNLGGFEPNSQGKYGFENVSKR